One genomic window of Candidatus Omnitrophota bacterium includes the following:
- a CDS encoding lipid-A-disaccharide synthase N-terminal domain-containing protein, which produces MNPGVLSFWVAFGLIGQLCFSVRFVLQWIASERKGESVIPNAFWYFSILGSLILLSYAIYRKDPVFILGQSFGSVVYLRNIMLIRKNKYDSAK; this is translated from the coding sequence ATGAACCCCGGCGTGTTAAGCTTTTGGGTCGCCTTCGGATTGATTGGACAATTGTGTTTCTCGGTGCGCTTCGTCCTTCAATGGATTGCGTCCGAGAGGAAGGGGGAGAGCGTGATACCAAATGCTTTCTGGTATTTCAGCATACTCGGAAGCCTTATACTGCTCTCTTACGCAATATATAGGAAGGACCCCGTATTCATCCTGGGCCAGTCGTTCGGTTCGGTCGTATACCTTCGCAACATAATGTTGATACGCAAGAATAAATATGACTCTGCCAAATAA